Within Sporosarcina sp. ANT_H38, the genomic segment ACTTCTTTTTTAGGATTTCCAGCTATATAACTAGGCAAAGAAATATTTTCAACTAATGTAAGATCAGGCACTAAATTTATGCTTTGATAAATATAGCCGATTTTTTTGGCCCTGAAATCCGCCAGTTCCCTTTCGTTGTATGCATCTATTCGCTGATCTTGAAAATACACTTCACCCGCCGTTATGCTATCAAGTCCACTCAGAAGATAAAGAAGCGTAGACTTTCCTGAACCTGAATTCCCCATAATTACGGTGAAATCTCCTTCGTAAATGGCTAAGTCGATGTTTCGAATGGCATGAAATTGTTCGCTACCCGTTGAATAAGTTTTGCAGAGGTTTGTTGCATGGATAATAGCTCTCTTTGACAAAATTGCACACTCCTTTTTTGTTCTTACTTTCAGTGTAGCGTGCAATTATTTAACAATACTTATCAAGTTATTAATGAATTATTACAAAGCGAAATTAACACAACGGAATCGTAAAAATAAAAACAGTGCCTTCACCTTTTTTGCTCTTAAAAGAAATTGACCCATTATGAGCTTCAATAATATGTTTGCAAATTGAAAGCCCCAAACCATTGCCTTCATTTTTAGCGTTAACTTGCCCTTTAAAATAACGGCCGAATATAAAAGGCATGTCCTGTGGGAGAATCCCCACGCCTGTATCCGCTATTGTAATTTTTAACTGCTCTAACTCTTGCACAATTTGAATGCGAATAGAATCTCCAGGGGACGTATGTTTTAACGCATTTGTTATGAGGTTCGAAATAACTTGCTCCAATCTATTTGCATCGGCAGCTATAAGTACATCCGGAATTTCCGTCGGCTCTATGAATACCACGCCCGTTGTGCGAACGTAATGACCTATTGGTTTTATCATATCTAAAAGCATGCTTTTACTGTACTGCTCAATAGGATTTACTGATATCTGTCCTAATTCTTGAAGGGCATGCAGTAATAAATCTTCCAAAAGTCTCGTCATTTTATCCGTATTTGAACGCATCACTTCAATATAGTCCATAACGGATTCCATGTCTGGACAGACTCCATCTCTTATAGCATCGAGGTATGCTTTCACCGTCGTCAGCGGCGTTTTTATTTCGTGAGAAATCGTTGTAATCAGTTCTTTTTGGGCTTTCTCCTGTGCATCTCTTCGCTTGCTAAGATTCATAATTTCCATCCGCATTTGATCGAATACTGCATACACTTCACCCATCTCGTCTGTCCTACCATACTCCGCTTTTTGCTCATAATCGCCTTTTAAAATTGCTTCTGAATAGTAGGATAATTTTTTGATAGGTTGGATTATATTTTTCTTCATTTTTTGCCTAAGAATATAGAGTAAGCTGCAGAAAAGAATTGAAAAGAGTATTATCAAATAGATTGGGATTAGAGGAATTACCTTGGTATTTCCCATACCTACTGCGCTTTTCGGCAATAAGAAAATCGCATTGCCAATTTGGATTTGTGTTTGATCATCAACTACCGGAAAAGTAATCTTGAAAAATTTTTTTTCGGTTTTAGCAGTATACAAATCATAGTGGAGCGACTTTTTCACATCGACTTTTTGAATCGACTTATCAGCCGAAGAGTTAAATAATACGTTGCCATCCAATTGGATTAAGAGTAAATTCAAATCGTTTTTTGCACATATTTCCTGAAGAGCAGTAACGTCGATGTCATCATGATATTGCTCAAGATATGCCAGGCTATCACTTACAAGTATGCGGGCTTGATTTATCACATAAGCGGGATTAGCTTCATTGTCGTTTAAGAACTGATCGGCAAATAAGTATAGAATACATGCCAAAAATGCCAACAGACAGATTAAAGCTGCTGCAACCCATTTTTTCGTCCACTCGTTTAAAGTCATCGTGTTCTCCAATCCGGAGCTTAATCTAAGCTTAGTTTATAGCCAACGCCCCAAACCGTTTTAATATACGTCGGGTTTGAAGGATCAATCTCAAATTTCTCTCGTATTCTACGAATATAAACAGTGATTGTATTTTCATCTCCGTACGCGGCGTGCCCCCAAACGGCATCCAACAACTGACTTTTCGAAAAAACTTGATTCTTATTTTGGGATAAAAAGTAGAGAAGCTCGAATTCTTTGGAAGATAGTGCAATCTCATTGCCGCCTACTGTTAAACGGTAGGCTTTTTTATCAATGACGACATTTCCGAAGTGCAGAACATCATCATTCCTTTGTGTACTAGCAGTTCCTTCATAGCGACGTAAATGGGCATTTATTCTGGCGGCTAACTCACTTAATGAAAATGGTTTCGTCATATAATCATCTGCACCAAAACCAAGTCCAAGAACCTTATCCGTATCACTTGTCCTAGCGCTTAAAATAAGAATGGGTGTATTAAATTTTTCTCTGATTTTACGACAAAGTTCAATCCCATCAGTGTCGGGAAGCATTAGATCCAGAATGATAAAATCCGGAACCAAGGTCTCAATAAATCTCATACCATCTTTCCCGTTTTCAGCGATAAAAACTTCATAGCTGTATCTGTTGAGATAATCTCTTACAATACGCGATATATCTTTTTCATCTTCAATAATAAGTATTTTCTTTCGTTTATTCACTAGTTCATCTCCAATGAAAGTAAATTTTTCGTAATGTATGTATGATTGCAACTATTATTATGTTTATAGTTATGGGGAATCTGAAGTGTTTCCATTATTATGTAATTAACTTTTAATATATGATAAGTTGCTAATGAAAGTACAGTTATATTAATTTGATTATTTAGATTGCATAAGGCGGACGCGTGAATCATGAATAATTAGGTATTCAAGAATGCCAAAAAGGAATGCCTCTTCATGTAAATTGTAAGTGTGAGCAAACAATTTACATGAAGAGGCATTCCTAATCAAACAGTATTTAGTGAGGACTCAATAAAAATAAGCACCAGACTGCATGATTTTGTTCGTCGGCTGAGGCTCGGATACTTGTCGCTTTTATAATCGGTGGGACATTGTTTTGTGATTTGTAGAGTTGGTTGATTTCTCGTCAAGGGAACATAGAGGGACCAAAAGGTTTGATAGTGTTTAATTTCGTCATTTCGGATTTTGAGGATTCTTATTGTGTTTTAGCATTTGGAGCTTGATAGGCTAATATTTCATAACAATCAATGGTGTGGTACTCATCATTGATGATTTCTATGTTTGGAGCAGCGTGCATGGAATTAAAATTCACTATGTCTTACACAGGCACTTTTTTAACCTGAATTTAGGACATTACTTTGCGAGCTTGTTGAACGGATCGGATATTTTCATATCTATTTAGTAAGGTGTCGAGCTCTTGACTGCATGCGATGACAATTGGGTGACTTAGACCGAAATGTGTTGCGTTCATATACATATCTTCTCTTTTTGAATTTATCTTTACGGACAGTATGTGTTTTACAGGCACTTTTTTTATCATCCTTTTTCCTCCAATTAACCTTTTGGTATTAGTATTTTTAATGTGTTTTACAGTCAATAATTCACAAAAATTATAACCATTTTTCGTTCTGGAAAGGTCAAATGTGGAATTGGTGAACTGGATGTGGTGTGACTATATTTGAATGAACTACTATATGGTTGTGACTTTCAGGTCGTTTATAAGTAGGGGAGAACCTTTTGAACTTACATTATATCTATGTCATTCCCATAATTCTGGAATAGTAAACCTGTTTGTGATTATTTATAAATTATCCATGTCTTTATGGATAATTTTCGCTCCTATGATTCGTGATATAATAGGGGCATTATGTATAAAAGAAAGAGGCACGGTTATGGCGCAACAATGGAATATGAAAACATTCATGAAAGGCGCATCCGTTCTTACGATTTCTGCAATTATTGTGAAATTGCTCGGTGCGGTTTATCGAGTTCCGTTTCAAAATCTGGTCGGTGACAAGGGGTTTTACATTTATCAACAAGTCTATCCGTTCATCGGTATTTTTATCGTCTGGACGTCGTACGGTTTTGCGGTAGCGGTGTCGAAGCTTCTTGCGAGTAGCACAAGTCGCGGTGAGGCAAAGGCGATGATGCGTATTGCATTTACATATCTGCTACTATTATCGTTAACCTTTTTTATTATTTTAACCGTATTTGCCCCGTTTTTTGCCCGTTCGATGGGTGATTCTGGGCTCGTACCACTGCTGCGTGCGGGTGCCTATATTGTGTTAGTCATGCCGGCGTTAGCCGTTTTGAAAGGTTCATTCCAATCGGAAGGGCGGATGATGCCGGTTGCCGTATCTGGTGTAGGTGAGCAGGCATTCCGTGTGATGGTTATTCTGATTGGAACCTGGATTGCTATGCGGGCGGGCGCTTCGCTCTATACGGCGGGGGAGGTGGCCATGTGGGGTGCGGTTGTTGGAGAAAGTGCAGGGGTTATCATTCTTGCCCTCTATTACCGCAATAAATTCCAAGGCCCCTTAGAGAAAGTAGATACATGGCAAGTTGTGAAAGAATTGACAATCGTAAGTCTTAGTGTCAGTGCAAGCTCACTCATCCTGTTGTTGTTTCAGCTCGTCGATTCCTTTACGGTATACAATATCCTTCTAGCTAACGGTTTCGCTCAGGATACGGCCATGGTAATGAAGGGTGTCTACGACCGCGGACAGCCGCTTGTGCAAATGGGGATTCTAATTGCCTCGACATTAGCGCTTGCTATCGTTCCGCTTATCGCTCATCACTCGTCAAAAAAGTCGAAGCGGGGAGCGTTGCCATTCATCCGACTGACATTCCGCACAGCGTTTCTATTTGGGTGGGCAGCTGCGGTTGGGCTAGCGCTTGTTATGCCATATGTGAATGAAATGCTGTTCGAAACACGTGACAGTTCTGTCACGCTTATTATTTTCTCGCTACAAGTTTTTTGGTTGTCGCTGATTTTACCGCTGACAGCCATTCTGCAAGGTGCAGGAAGAGTGAAGGTCCCGACGCTCCTGCTTATCGGTGGGTTGGTTATAAAAATCTTTGCCAATCAACTCCTGGTTCCTTTGTGGGACGTCACTGGAGCTGCAATTGCAGGTAATATCGGTTTAGCGGCAATTACATTTGGACTGCTGTTGTACTTTAAAAAGGTTTGGCCAACCCGTCTTGCACCAGCCCGTTTTTACGGATGGGTAATAGGGGCGACAACCCTCATGATAGCGGTTGTTTACCCGTGGATGATTGTGGCAGACGGGTCTTTATTTGACGAGTTACCTGGGCGAATAGAGGCGACACTTATCGCATTAACATCCGTTTTGGCTGGGGCTATTGTTTTCCTTTTCGTCATTATGAAAACACGTATAATGGCAGAGAAGGAATGGTTTCTTCTTCCATTCGGTAAACGTTTAGCTACATTGCAATTACGACTTAATAAAAGAAAAGGTGAATGACATGCATCAGTTAACAATTATCGGTCTTGGCGCAGGTGACCTTGACCAGTTAGCACTCGGAACATACCGGAAATTAAAAGTGGCAAACTGTATCGTGGCGCGTACGGACCAGCACCCTGCTGTAGCCGAGTTAAGGTCGGAAGGTATTGTTCTGACAAGCTTCGATGAAATTTATGAAAAACACGACTCGTTCGAGAATGTATATGATGAAATTGTAGAACGACTGCTCATAATGTGTGCAGAACAACCGGTAACCTATGTTGTCCCAGGGCATCCGCTCGTTGCAGAACGGACGGTACAATTATTAGTTGGGAAAGAACGTGAAGGTTTAATCCAAATGGAAATCGCAGGTGGAAATAGTTTTCTCGATCCAATTTTTGCAGCGCTGCGTATCGATCCGATTGAAGGATTCCAGTTGCTAGATGGGACGGATATGAAACGAGATGATGCCCATATGACGCAGCATATTCTGATTGGACAAGTGTACGATGCGTTCGTGGCGTCCGAAGTGAAACTATCACTAATGGAAAAATACGCCTACGATCATCCGGTGACGGTTGTAACGGCGGCGGGCTCTACCGGTGAGCAATTGATTACAGTTCCACTATTTGAACTAGACCGTGTCACTGAAATAAATAATTTGACTACCGTTTATGTACCGCCTGTTGTCGAAAGAGAAGCGCGGCTGAAAGATTGGTCGACGTTCAGGGAAATCATCGCTGCGCTGCGCGCTCCGGACGGTTGCCCGTGGGATCGTGAACAGACGAATGCATCGCTGAAACGGTATTTGATTGAAGAAACACATGAGTTACTAGAGGCGATTGATAAAGAAGATGACGAAGCTATCATCGAAGAACTTGGTGATGTGCTGCTGCAAGTATTCCTTCATACTCAAATTGGCGAAGACGACGGCTATTTTGCGATGGAAGATGTACTTCAGGTGGTTGGTTCTAAAATGATCCGTCGTCATCCACATGTTTTTGGAGATAGAAATGTGGAAAATTCCGAAGAAGTCCTACAAAATTGGCAGGAAATCAAGCGGGAAGAAAAGCCACAAGTTGAATCGTTATTAGAAGGGCAAGAGCGTCCTTCCTCGTCACTTTTAACGTCACTTAATTATCAAAAAGAGGCGGCAAAGGTTGGTTTTGATTGGCCGACGATTGAAGGTGCTTTTGAAAAGTTTGATGAAGAGTGGATGGAATTCCGCAAAGAACTAGAGAGTGGAACGAAATACAGCCAAATGGACGAACTGGGTGACGTCTTGTTCACAATCGTCAATATTTCGCGCTTCCTTAAACTATCCCCGGAAGAAGCTATTGTGCACGCGAATCAAAAGTTTCACCGACGATTCTCTTTCGTCGAAAAGAGTGTAAAAGATGGACAGGGCAATTTTACTGCCTATACACTTGATGAGTTGGAAGGGTTTTGGAAGAAAGCGAAAGAAGGGGAAGATAATTATGAGACTCGATAAATTTTTGAAAGTATCCCGCCTAATTAAAAGACGGACACTTGCAAAACAAGTAGCTGATCAAGGACGTATAACGATCAATGGAAAGATTGCAAAAGCGTCATCGGTTGTAAAAGAAAGCGATGAATTGGCTATCCGTTTCGGTCAGAAAATTGTAACGGTAAAAATCAACGTGCTGAAAGATACGACTAAAAAAGACGATGCAGCCTCAATGTACACAATTTTGAAAGAAGAGAAGCTTGAAAAAGTGGAACCGGAATTCGTGGATGACGAAGACTGAAAAACATGACAGGGAATATTCCTGTCATGTTTTTTTATACCTAGGCATAAGCTAACAGTGAACGTACAAGCCAAAGGGGGAAGCATATAATGCAATTTCAAACTGACAGTCCTACGTACGCAATTCCATCAGGAGACCACGTCGTTACTATGCGCAATAGAAAACGGATGGACTTGACGTCGGTAAAATCAATTGACCGTTTCGATCAGGAAGAATTTCTCGTTAGGACATCACAAGGATTGTTACAAATCCGTGGAGAGGAACTACGTATCGTCCATCTAGATGTCGATAAAGGACTTCTAACATTGGAGGGAACGGTCAGTACGATTCAATATGATGAAGAAGAATCAGGCTCAAAAGGTTTTCTCCATAAATTGTTTGGATGAGTCTATCCGTTCAATTTCTTAGCCTACTCGCTATGATTGGGACAGGCATTGTTGCTGGGGCATTCATGGATATGATCGGAACAAGCACGGCGCACGCTGGGAAGAAATCGATTATTCGCAAGCGTGCAGTCTGGCTTGAA encodes:
- a CDS encoding HAMP domain-containing sensor histidine kinase; protein product: MTLNEWTKKWVAAALICLLAFLACILYLFADQFLNDNEANPAYVINQARILVSDSLAYLEQYHDDIDVTALQEICAKNDLNLLLIQLDGNVLFNSSADKSIQKVDVKKSLHYDLYTAKTEKKFFKITFPVVDDQTQIQIGNAIFLLPKSAVGMGNTKVIPLIPIYLIILFSILFCSLLYILRQKMKKNIIQPIKKLSYYSEAILKGDYEQKAEYGRTDEMGEVYAVFDQMRMEIMNLSKRRDAQEKAQKELITTISHEIKTPLTTVKAYLDAIRDGVCPDMESVMDYIEVMRSNTDKMTRLLEDLLLHALQELGQISVNPIEQYSKSMLLDMIKPIGHYVRTTGVVFIEPTEIPDVLIAADANRLEQVISNLITNALKHTSPGDSIRIQIVQELEQLKITIADTGVGILPQDMPFIFGRYFKGQVNAKNEGNGLGLSICKHIIEAHNGSISFKSKKGEGTVFIFTIPLC
- a CDS encoding response regulator transcription factor: MNKRKKILIIEDEKDISRIVRDYLNRYSYEVFIAENGKDGMRFIETLVPDFIILDLMLPDTDGIELCRKIREKFNTPILILSARTSDTDKVLGLGFGADDYMTKPFSLSELAARINAHLRRYEGTASTQRNDDVLHFGNVVIDKKAYRLTVGGNEIALSSKEFELLYFLSQNKNQVFSKSQLLDAVWGHAAYGDENTITVYIRRIREKFEIDPSNPTYIKTVWGVGYKLSLD
- a CDS encoding aspartyl-phosphate phosphatase Spo0E family protein → MIKKVPVKHILSVKINSKREDMYMNATHFGLSHPIVIACSQELDTLLNRYENIRSVQQARKVMS
- a CDS encoding polysaccharide biosynthesis protein, with the translated sequence MAQQWNMKTFMKGASVLTISAIIVKLLGAVYRVPFQNLVGDKGFYIYQQVYPFIGIFIVWTSYGFAVAVSKLLASSTSRGEAKAMMRIAFTYLLLLSLTFFIILTVFAPFFARSMGDSGLVPLLRAGAYIVLVMPALAVLKGSFQSEGRMMPVAVSGVGEQAFRVMVILIGTWIAMRAGASLYTAGEVAMWGAVVGESAGVIILALYYRNKFQGPLEKVDTWQVVKELTIVSLSVSASSLILLLFQLVDSFTVYNILLANGFAQDTAMVMKGVYDRGQPLVQMGILIASTLALAIVPLIAHHSSKKSKRGALPFIRLTFRTAFLFGWAAAVGLALVMPYVNEMLFETRDSSVTLIIFSLQVFWLSLILPLTAILQGAGRVKVPTLLLIGGLVIKIFANQLLVPLWDVTGAAIAGNIGLAAITFGLLLYFKKVWPTRLAPARFYGWVIGATTLMIAVVYPWMIVADGSLFDELPGRIEATLIALTSVLAGAIVFLFVIMKTRIMAEKEWFLLPFGKRLATLQLRLNKRKGE
- the mazG gene encoding nucleoside triphosphate pyrophosphohydrolase; this encodes MHQLTIIGLGAGDLDQLALGTYRKLKVANCIVARTDQHPAVAELRSEGIVLTSFDEIYEKHDSFENVYDEIVERLLIMCAEQPVTYVVPGHPLVAERTVQLLVGKEREGLIQMEIAGGNSFLDPIFAALRIDPIEGFQLLDGTDMKRDDAHMTQHILIGQVYDAFVASEVKLSLMEKYAYDHPVTVVTAAGSTGEQLITVPLFELDRVTEINNLTTVYVPPVVEREARLKDWSTFREIIAALRAPDGCPWDREQTNASLKRYLIEETHELLEAIDKEDDEAIIEELGDVLLQVFLHTQIGEDDGYFAMEDVLQVVGSKMIRRHPHVFGDRNVENSEEVLQNWQEIKREEKPQVESLLEGQERPSSSLLTSLNYQKEAAKVGFDWPTIEGAFEKFDEEWMEFRKELESGTKYSQMDELGDVLFTIVNISRFLKLSPEEAIVHANQKFHRRFSFVEKSVKDGQGNFTAYTLDELEGFWKKAKEGEDNYETR
- a CDS encoding RNA-binding S4 domain-containing protein; this encodes MRLDKFLKVSRLIKRRTLAKQVADQGRITINGKIAKASSVVKESDELAIRFGQKIVTVKINVLKDTTKKDDAASMYTILKEEKLEKVEPEFVDDED
- the yabP gene encoding sporulation protein YabP is translated as MQFQTDSPTYAIPSGDHVVTMRNRKRMDLTSVKSIDRFDQEEFLVRTSQGLLQIRGEELRIVHLDVDKGLLTLEGTVSTIQYDEEESGSKGFLHKLFG